From the genome of Rhinoderma darwinii isolate aRhiDar2 chromosome 1, aRhiDar2.hap1, whole genome shotgun sequence:
gaggtccaactcccggcacccctgACAATCAGCTGCTGCggtctcttcagtgtttaccaggcacagcgccgtacacatcaGTAGTggatgtgcctgggattgcagctcagtcccattcacttgaatgggatcaGAACTGCATACCCAGACACCGCAGCTCCGGATGTTTATGGCAATGTGCCTGTAAACTGTGAAAAGGCCACGTCGTCAaccagctgatcagcaggggtgccaggagtcggacccccactgatcagatattgatgaccaatgcgaaggatagaccatcaataaaaTATGTCCGAACAACCCCTTTTTACGGTCAAACGACACGTATTTTTATAAATCCAACTCTGCTGTTTGGACACGATGTTCAACGTAACTCAAGGGCCTGAGAGCTCACAAGTGGTCTTCTTCCTTAGCTCTCTACGCTAGCCAATAGAGAGATcgggcggggtgggggggggggacgacatgcACCAATTGCTTCCCCGTTTGTATAAATAAAAGAGCTTGTGTATATCCGTTTGAGCAAGCTCTTCTATGTATATGTAAAAGCGGGCATTGATGGAATCTATGGATGAAGCAGTTATGTGAGAACATCATGATGCGGAATAAACTTTAGTATATCAGCAGCTGTTTACACGAGGCCTCGCTCTACATAAACGTAAACTAGGAAAAAGTGGTGGACGGGAGGCATCAGTCAATCAATCATCTTAATGTTAAGCTGGGTAAaatggataaaataaaaaaaaatccccaaagttGAAACGATTTGATATGCAATAGAAATTTTTTATTCAGTCTTTCAAACcaacatataaataataatacataatgAAACTAAAATAACTAAGAACTTTAAATAATGGTCTTTAATATTTTAAAgagctctggaaaaatgaaagcagaGCTGCGATATGAGCAACAAGGccccttttttttattaccatAAGACAAACAAAAAAGAAGGCGGCATTCCTCTGATGGCGATATAGATTTATCAACGTTTGCATAAACAGACGATATATAAGTTCAACTGTACCCATCATAGCACAACTCCAATAGGTGTGTGTAGGGAGATTTGCACGGCTGGCTGCTACCCACTGCTTCCCCTTGGGGCATCAAAAAGTTGCAGTATTTTCCGGTCTTGACGCctgtctcgtgggaaaaagaactgGAGCTTGTTTATAGTAATATTTGATTTATTAGTAGAGACAACGCTTTTCAGGACCGAactggtcccttcatcaggtcaaTATAAGTACAGTGCAATAAACATAaaagccctaaaaaaaaaaaacattcgagGCAGAGAGAGATAATGGGTATGACGTCAGGTCATCTCATTGATCGGTTTAGAATTAATAGTAAAATTAGTCAAATGTGCACATCTTGAAGTGCGCCACCTTCAGAGCGTTCGTATGGAAACCAGTATATCTGTGACAGGGTGAGGATTCCAGATAACAACTTCACCTGGAGTATCTGTAGCGCGTATCCAACAGAACACACACTAATCAGACATAAGTGACATTATTTTACCATTTATAAAGTGAATACCGTTTCTTCGAAACGGACCAATGAGATGACCTGACGTCATGCGGTTATCTCTCTGAATGTTTCTCCTGGGCTTTTAGCTCGCACGGTCTGTATTTATAATGAATTTATGAAGGGACCAGTTCGGTCCATTGTCTCTACCATTAGATCAAATATTACTATAAACAAGCGCCAGTTCATTTTGCCACGAGCCAGGCGCCGATACCAGAacaatgcaacttttttttttattacacagttttgataaatcaagCCCATTCTGCCAATTAACCCCTACTAAAATTGGGATAGGCTCATTGAGGAAATGACAATACTACAAACCTGGTAACTGTAAACCCCTCTCACATAAAGTCTCCTACTTTAGATTTGGAAAATGACATAACGTATCTTCATTTTCTGTGGTCGCGTTCTCGGCTTCTTTCCCTTTTGCcttctcttcttctcctgtctttgtCATCTCTTTCACGGTCTCTATTCCTTTCCTCTTTGGAATGTCTCTCTGTAGTATCTCGGTCAGATCTCTGTGGCCACCTACTATCTCTTCCTCTGTCCCTCGTGTACTCTGTTTTCTTCCCTCTCCAGTCATGAAGCCTTTCTCTGGAGCGGGACCTTAGTCTTTTGTCCCCATACCCTTCTGAGCGAATGTTACTTGAAAAAACAGGCAAATTAATTGGCTTTCTAAATGGTCTATCCCGGCCTCCAAACCTCAGCTGGCCAGACTCCTTTTTACCACCAAATCCACCTCCTAGCCTGCGGGGGATCCATCTTTTCAGATTTCGTTCTAGTTCATAATCTACAAAGACTTCATGTTGATCTATCACCAGTTTATTGGCATCTCTGTACGCTTTCTTTATAGCATGTTCTTGTTTATATTCTATAAATGCATAACCCTTTGAAAATCCAGTTATGAAATCCCTAACCAGTCGGATCCTCTGGATGTCTCCATAACGAGAAAATACCTCTTTCAGTTTTTCCTCAGTGGTTTGTTGGCTTAAGCGTGCCACAAACAAAGTTAACTGGGGGTCCCCGACCACAGCTTTATTGGGAACATACCGGGCCAATATTGCCCTAAGTACAGCGCGATCATGAGGTTCTTCATCTGTACCATCAATACTTCCAGCTTTAAGAGGATCATATTCCTTTGCTAAAGGTGTCCATTCATTCATTTTCTAAaagaagaaaatgtatatattagaGACGAAAGAAGAttaagacatcaatatagaaaagggttctttacagttagagtagtcaaactgggGAATGCCctacccaagaggtagtgatggcagatacctcgtctgcatttaaaaaaaagagctAGCAGTTTATTTACTGAGGAATGGCAATGAATGAcatgtaattgattgagaaagctggaacttgatggacctg
Proteins encoded in this window:
- the SNRNP35 gene encoding U11/U12 small nuclear ribonucleoprotein 35 kDa protein isoform X2 — translated: MNEWTPLAKEYDPLKAGSIDGTDEEPHDRAVLRAILARYVPNKAVVGDPQLTLFVARLSQQTTEEKLKEVFSRYGDIQRIRLVRDFITGFSKGYAFIEYKQEHAIKKAYRDANKLVIDQHEVFVDYELERNLKRWIPRRLGGGFGGKKESGQLRFGGRDRPFRKPINLPVFSSNIRSEGYGDKRLRSRSRERLHDWRGKKTEYTRDRGRDSRWPQRSDRDTTERHSKEERNRDRERDDKDRRRREGKRERSRERDHRK
- the SNRNP35 gene encoding U11/U12 small nuclear ribonucleoprotein 35 kDa protein isoform X1 — protein: MIGKMNEWTPLAKEYDPLKAGSIDGTDEEPHDRAVLRAILARYVPNKAVVGDPQLTLFVARLSQQTTEEKLKEVFSRYGDIQRIRLVRDFITGFSKGYAFIEYKQEHAIKKAYRDANKLVIDQHEVFVDYELERNLKRWIPRRLGGGFGGKKESGQLRFGGRDRPFRKPINLPVFSSNIRSEGYGDKRLRSRSRERLHDWRGKKTEYTRDRGRDSRWPQRSDRDTTERHSKEERNRDRERDDKDRRRREGKRERSRERDHRK